The DNA segment TCTTATTGGCTCTTTATGCCTTTCATATCGTAAATGTCCAGATGAACCATGCAACTACATTAAGTGAGTTGTGTTTGCCAGAATACTTTACGTCTAGTAAACAATACTGTACGTTTGAAAAAATCCAATCCATGGCTCCTGGAATGTGTTGACAGAGGATTTCAAAAGAATATACTAGAAGGCGAGTTCATACTGCATAACCGGCGCTATAGTTCAAGCATTGGGCTTATGTCTCAGACTTCGTTGTCGTCCTGTGGGTCCGTTTGTGCTGTATAACGAATAAAAAGGGTCTCAACCTGAAGTAGGTTGTTATGGACAGGTTTTAACTACGGGCAGAATTTGTTATGTTGAGGTACACAGTACATTCCGATGCTTGTACTGGTAACAGAAAGTGCTTTTATAATATGAAAAATATGCACAACTATAGGttggcgaactcactcatgagtcgactcgctcggactcactcagactcaaatcgagccgatagtctgagtctaagtgagtccgggtgacgaatattttggtgagtttgagtccaagtgagtccagttgaagaaaatttttgtgagcgtgagtccgaatgagttcgtaacatgaaaattttggtgagtctgagttcaagTGAGCCCAAagtgcaagatatatttcttgagtgagtatgAATGAGTTCCACTTTTTTTGCCATGCTATGTGCACAACACATACCTGCCTTTTTTTCTCTCGTATGCTCATCCCTTGTTGAACACATCTCATCACATCGCAGCACGCTACAATAAAATTTTTTCAACAGATGTCTGAGACAAAAATTAAGAATGAATAACATGGGCACACAATGGCATTCACATTAGTCTGTTTTCTTTAGATGCAAAATAAATCCCTACGAACCCCAACTTTCTGAAAACTAACTGGGGAATTGGAAACAAGCAGCATGGAGTATTTCGACAAAACAGTAGACCTGTGAATGATAATCCAGTTTTATTGAATGTGATATCAAGGACCTTATATTCTCTTCACACATGAAAGCTGACTCAAGAAGTTTTAGTAACTGATTGAgggaaagaaaatcaattttgtgtgtgtgtgtgtgtgtgtgtgtgtgtgtgtgtgtgtgtgtgtgtgtgtgtgtgtgtgtgtgtgtgtgtgtgtgtgtgtgtgtgtgtgtgtgtgtgtgtcatactGTGTTGCAAGTGCACAAGTTTTTCACATATAGCCCCTGCATGTAAGGCTTTCAGGAGGAACTGGAACCCCTTCAGAAAATTTTCAAGTTTGCATGTGTTTATAAACATACATATACAAATGCGTGCaagagcgtatatatatatataaagtctgGTGGACTTCCCTcccacccctgaaaaaaaaattgatacaGAAGCAGGATACCTTTAGTGTACATAATGTAATCTTTATGTAAAAGTAAATAGAGGCCATGTAGTAGTCTGCATAAAATAATCCAGGTGGTCTACAAGAAATGGTCTTAATACAGCAGTAAAAAGGGGGCCTTTAGATAGTCTACATAAAACAGTCTTTACACAGCAGTAAAAAGAGGGACTTTAGATGGTCTACATAAAACAATCTATACAACAGTAAGGAGGAGGTCTTTAGATGGTCTACATATTATAGTATTTATACAACAGTAAAGAGGAGGCCTTTAGACAGTCTACATATTATAATATTTATAAAACAGTAAGAAGGAGGCGTTCAGACAGTCTACATAATATTGTCTTTATAAAATAGTAAGAAGGAGgcctttagacggtctacataataTAGTCTTTAGAAAatagtaagaaggaggtctttagacggtctattaACTATTGTTACTAGAGCGCAAATGTTCATAGACGGTTACCAATGTTACTAGATGGTTACTAGGTGTAAcctaatagaactttttgttgggctagttggtacatgcttactgaaaaaccaaaaagacgcgtaccatcaaggaaaaagtaaggacaggacagaaagggcgtcactcgcaactaactttattcccagaacatcagcgtcatggcatatgtgctgaaagtttatgtgtgcacaaggttgctcacaaccttaagaatgtggccaacaggtacaaggtacccttggtgttctcggcgccccgcaagttggctagcctgtgcccacgaatttcttctgcaccgaggccctccccgtgtgggaagaggcacgcaaggccctttgtagcctgctcggttggcgtggtgtacgagatcccgcttagttgcggtagggtatatatcggccaaacaggccggtgcataaacgacaggatgagggagcacgaactttcggtgaaaaataaactttcagcacatttacctgtgcattgtggttcctgcaagtgtgagcctgggtttgccagtgtttccgttcttagaaagagtaacgatgtcctagcgcgtgaaattatggaagcatactatattacaaagaaaaaatcacagcatatccacggagtgaatgatgatgagtgggcgaagctgcggaggttcatcggtaaaccgtgaatcttccgtgaattctgcccagtacatcatcaccgacgtgagatcgggcgcgtttatactaaaggttcgatgagttatgacgacttgcagctcactttaattttacatgtacgctgtgaattttcattgtttagaaaaccattgctttagaaaacaccttgcgtctttcgttaagcagctggcgtctttttcgttttgctttagaaacatctggcgttctttcgttttgtttttacaaaacatctggcgtctttcgttggtttatttcatcaatcaacggcgttttgaacaaaatttttattgtttaatcacacacaggagaaatctcaccaggcactaccttggaggtaaacaatggctgctaatgggaatgagagacagaagaagtcggcttttagctaacacttacacttctacagagacagaagaattcggcttttagttaacgcgcacgctgcgaattttttattgttcaacaacgcacaggagaaatctcccaccggcaccaccttggaggtcaaagggtaagacttgttactcactactacgagcacgacgagggacgaacgggtgccgccttaaggagcttcgcccctaaaagaatgctgtgttagtgacacatgtgttgctctgcgtgggggtgaatttagtttcatcgattcatttttcgattaggtAATCTtattatcgcgggtttttgacgagcgtgtgaggcgatgtgcgcgcgcagggtcgctgtggttatatatgacgctgatgttctgggaataaagttagtggcgagtgacgccctttctgtcctgtccttactttttccttgatggtacgcgtctttttggtttttcagtaaggttactaggtggtctactcaatATTACcagccatttttgtaagggtttatCGAGCACAAACACTCATCTATGGCCGCCACTGTTTGTGGCGCCCCAATGTAATACTGCTCGCCTACGTCGAGAGCCAGTCATCCGTCAACTGCCGTACCACACCTTGAAGCACACAATGCATATAATCTGGGGTAAAGCCCCAGATTATAATAAAGTGATGAATATTAATCAAAGGTGTGACGCCTTTTGCGCCCTGAACCGGTCTTCCAGCTTCAGCGGCCTCGATCATTATCTTTGTACCTTCTGCTGTCCTATCAGGTGCAATAGTGTCCACAGGATACTTGACCGTTCCTGTTTGGCAtaatacgaaaaaaaatgaaaaccgcACAAATTTAGAAAATTGTAAATATTGACTGACAGTTTAGCTTGATTTTAAATACTTGCACACTTGCTTTTAGCAGCATTTCCGAGAATTCACTTGCACATCTCATTTCCAAAACTGACAATGAGCCAGAATTTTGAAACATAGAAACGCTACTACATAACATACATTTTTGCCTCTGAGATGAGAAATGCTAGAGCCAGATACACTGAACATGATAGGTGTTTACATAAGAATTGCTTAAAAATCTTACTATGCTCTGCAGTTAAGCGATATCTTTGCGTACCATCCACAGCAGCCCCAGGATGTAAGCATCTTCCACAGCCGTAATACCCGTTAAACTGGGTTAAGTGCTGCATGGCTGCCCGTGCTGGTGCATCAGCGCGGCAGCTGAAGCAGTACACCTGCATAAACAAGGACAACATATATTTCGATATCAAAATACACGCTGCAGCTGTTAGCCAATGCTACTCTGCAACAAAGTGCAACAAAAGGGAAATGGATAGAAGGCTTGTTTGCTTCAATAGACACAAATGAATTACTGCAGCAGATAATGAGGCCATGAAAAGGATAGGGAATATTATCAGTTTTCAGTTGACATCAATGCATTTACAAGAACTTTCTGTGCATTTGCATAAATGGACACTCTCCCAGAAAGTTGTAAGAGTTACAGTTAATGCGAAACAGTAAGTACTGCTTAGACACTTAGGAATTAAGAGGAATGATGACTGAAAGAAACTAGTTGGCACACTAATGTACCCGGTCAGAAGTAAGCAGCTTTAGAACTACAAAATATTACCTTGGAATGCACAGTTTCGTTGCCTGCCTTCCATGTGATGCCGTTGGTCGACAATCCATCCATTTGTTCTACAAATGTGTTTAATAGAAGAGTCATATAAGGATGTTTCTGGTCATACAATAGGGCAGACACAAGCACGTTTTTCTGCCTAATGTGCACTGGGAGTTCATTCACCATCACCTGAATGggccacacagaaaattttgacGATTTGAAGACGGGGCTTCCGTCACTGTTAACAGTGAGGGTTATGTCATTTTTTAACGTCAGTTTGTGACTAAGGGTTCTGTATAGGGTGCCATCTGTTATATCTGTCATTTCATCTTTGTCATCAGACAGACTTTTGTGTATAGACTCGAGTTTTTCGTGGAGTGCAGCGCTGGCATCATTTTCTGCAAGTAATGAAGACAGCAACTTCGCGATGGGCAGCGTTATGAAAAAGTGGCTTCTCGTAGCATCTGCGGGCCTCTGTAACGTTGTCCGCACACGCTGCACCTTACCCGCACTGAATTTCGTTCGGCAAGGTCGCCACTTGTTTCGGCAAGGAGCGTCATACAGTTTGCACAGTAGAAGTGGAAACTGGCGGCTTTTATTTCTGCCCCAACACTCTTCTTGAAGCTATATTTTGCAGCTGGTATATCGTGCCGTGCAAGTACGTGCATAATCAACTTTTGGAGGGCTTCCACTCCCTTCCAAGAAATGCCAAATTCCAGAACCAAATTCACTGTTAAGGAGCTTTTAGAGTGACGATTTGCTGGCACTAAGTCTTCCTGCGGCTGCTCTGTTACTTCTGCGCCTATGTGAGGCTGCGGCTAGTCACTTGAGGCCGCTTCATGTGCGGATTCGGTGTCCGAGTGGCCTTCAGCATCAGTCTTCAGGCTGTGTCTGTGCTGGCGTCTGCGCGTCACTGCGTGCAGCCGGAGCAGCCTAATGGCTTAACCCGGCAATGACATTGATGTCCTGCTGTAGTCCATGTGATTGCTTCTTACGCTGGGCTGACCTTTCAAGGTAAGTTTTCGTGGAATATGGGATGGCGGAGGCACTGCCTGGGTTGAGGTAATCCTTTCTACGATGCATATTCTCCGCTGTGCACACACATGCAAATCTCGCACCTCACACTGGCACTTGCACTGAACAGCGTCCATGCGCTGCGCCTTCTTCCACACGCACACAAGACAAAAACGTGCAAACGTCTTGGATTGAATTGTACGAAGTTGGATTGGTTGGATCGCAGCCATTTGCAGCGTCGGGCTACCGTGACGCAACAAGCTGCTTGTTGTGCGAGCATATGCATTACGACAGACAACATTGTTCATGCAAGTGAGCTATATCAGCTTCCTTCAGCTTGCCACTGGAAATAAACAATTAGCAGCAGCTGAAACACTGCCATTGGGCACAGCAGCAGCAAATTGACCACTTGTGGTAAGCTGGCTGATCTGGTAGCAGACAATGACTCTGCTCCATGCAGGACATGACGTCAAGGCGAGATGGCGGTCATCGGCATTGTGAAAGGGGAGGTTTATAGCCGGCAACCCGGCAACTTCTACTAATTATGGACCAAAATATTGTTGTACAGTCCATTtttcacattatatatatatatatatatatatatatatatatatatattagttgaaggagtggttgcctttgtttgccgtataagtatgagaggtggcacttcaagaaaacttcatttattacgtcgacgtttcggtcagagcctgacctttctcaagacgaaatgttcgtgcatctttccgtgtttatatggacatcgaatgagaggggaaggaggcgacagagagagagaaggagcgggagggtagaaagtttgcttagggcccatcaggagcacggagtaacacgccgccgccgacagcggagcgcTTCGCGACAGAGCCTATACTTACGCGTCGACGCATATGTTTACATTCCTTGCAACTAAATCCATGCTTGAGATTATATTTATGGTAAACAATAACTAGAACCACCCTTTTATACTATTGTACTTTCGCATGTTTTCTTTCCAAACCGGAAGTCGTTAGGTGAAGCGGAATCTCTGCACGAGAAACAAGTGTGTTTTTCGGTGCTCCCGCCACAAAATATATACACACGTTGTAGTTTTCTAATGAATGGGAATAATTCAGATTACTCCGCACTCAACTCTAGGGGAGCGGTATGCTGTCCGTGTGAACGGAATTATTCGGTTTCCCCGACATCATCAGGCCAGAAGAGCAGAAAGAGCGTAAGTTATACATAAGAACacaaagggccctgcaacacctttcttagttatattggaatagtctcattattgacgtatgactcttcacgagtcatatgccgcaaaaatttttcgaatccgtcaagtctaagtggtgttaccaaattatagagatcacgttccgcagctttttccctcaactcaacgcagcgagcgcgcggaaagctgcgcgcggcgtgaagggagggagggcggaggtgcgaggaggcgacgtcagcgccggcggcactttttttttcttcatttttttctttctggcgtctcggcgcaaccacgtggtctgtggcgccacttccggtcggctcgcgcggtcgtcgtccagcggcggagcccatggcaccgtgtatcgcgggTGCTTGAagactgcgagtcggtttggtaatgttgggtgtgcacctcgaactgctgtagtgttttcatcgctctgccaaccatggacgcaaacttgcgtgcgcgtttggaacgaatgacagctgagatgggtttccacccacactccgatacaccgcctcgtcgcactgctcgcgcttgaatcgtattcaacacggcaaagctgcgtgcacccttctcccagtggcggtacttcgatgctgtttgctcttcgaatgcgggcgcacagcgagtgcgggctgacaacaaagaactaaagactagaagaaaggatcgtggggcatcgggccagcgcggacccatcccccggctgtctgcagctaccgtgaaaatgcgagtctgcttggttgctgtgtcgcggtttctcgggaacctgagactacggggacgATACGCCGAGGAACGGCTcaatgacatactgaacagacagcgaacgggactctcgccatacagcgaacacaggtatcctaagctagccggcgccagcattgttatcggagaaatgctgcaccgctgcctcggtcggtcgtgagaacgtgccgacgatgcagtttccagctgacgaggcaacactcgaacggctgccactctcaacggcaaccggcgatggtcaaaagcacagaaatattcacgatttcggcactgcgcatggtgaagaaaacgcaaccacgcaactacgagcagacgagctgtcggtgagaccggaagtgctaatattaatgtttgttcggtgttttaacggcataacacaatataaacatacatattatctacttattgaactcaaaattaacaacgaaggtaataatgagggtgttatcgtgattataacatcaaccaatggtggaactgccgacaatcgcgtcatatattgcagactaatacatcatttgtcgagagaagaggaagcgattttcagctgactttgagaatttattgtaaattccaggccgctcgcttcgctataatatttggctcgcgtgttctcgggagcctcgactaccgactggcagcgctttttgaccctgctcaaaaagtgtggcagggcccctttaaaatattTCCCGGAAATAACTTAGAGGCAACGACAACATAACTACAGCAGCACTGGACTACAAAGGAAATCATAAGCTCAGCAGTGCGGTTAGAATGAGTTTAGCAGAAAAGATGGAGGAAGCAGCCGTTGCACTGGCCATAGCATCCACCTCAACTGTACACTAACCATTAGTGACTTGCAGACAGCTGTGAGAACCCTTGCGAGAGGGAGGGCGTATATGAAAACTAGCACTCATAATATTGGCTAAAAACGCAAGGAATGCATTGAAGCCAAGAGCGTCTTCCTGGTGTCCGGGTTCTTCGTGAACGATGCCAATCCGAGCcaagttcgaagctcacatatcccagcattcccatgcgtGCAACAGCTTGAAGGGCCTGTTTTCTCTCTAGGTAAGCGTAAAACAATTCTATGGGTCCCCTCCTCCTCGGAAAGGTGAGCGGATCTTTAttccaaatcaaaaaagtttgttcatcatcatcatccattgAGCGtactgagaactaacagacagcaatgtcaaggaaagtatagggggtgttatttgtagtaattagaatataaatgtgaagaaagtaaagtggacgaaaagataacttgccgccggcagggaccgaacctgcggcaaGGACCGATCGCAGGtttgtccctgccggcggcaagttatcttttcgtccactttactttcttcacatttatattctaattactacaaataacaccccctatacttactttccttggcgttgctgtctgttagttctcattaatattgtgtctaacaaagaaaaaggagcccttaaaagtaatcttctttccttcattgagcGTACTGGTGGCTTAGCCCTAACTACTGGGAAACGAATGTCCGTAGCGCTGCTGGAGCCAGCTTGTTGATGTTGAAACCTATACGTCTCATCAAGTACAGCCGGATCAACGACTCTAGGAAAACCTTCTATTTTTTCTCAAATACTTCGTTAACGACTGCAGAGAGAATTCGCTACGATAGCATTCGGGAGTCTttcttccacaaaaaaaaaacttatttaaATTAAATTTTATTAGAAGCGCGCTCCAAAAGAGATACTCCGCGTTATCTTGTGCCCATACTTTGCTATGGACCCTTTTGGTTATTGTagagctagctttcctgcgatccAGTTAATCCAACTGATGGCGCCTATAATAATGGGAAATAGAAggcaataatgccacggaaagtatagaggatgctATGTGTAGTAATTAGCATATAAATataaagaaagtaaagcggacgaaaagataacttgcgccCGGCAGGGACcttgaaaagataacttgcctgccggcaagttatctttttaaggtcccttactcaatgcccttaaatgggcctgtaaggcattctgaataaataaatatgttaATTACTACAGATAATATCCTGTAtactccccgcaggggcgtctgcgcaagcaggcgtttggtgtgtagcgacaccacggacccgagctaaagggggggtttcgaccccctcccatgcctcgccgtgcgtggctttgccgtgtccggggaaaaggggatcctgggggttgagccgacgccgggtgattggacctttaaggccccccggcagaggcaacacaccccttagGCCCCGGCTTCAcatagacggcacccctgggcttacccacccaggggaaatcggcagtcgccttttcctgtctttctctaccacatcttcgtctttctctctcacttttagcctttcctgtcttctcctctcttccatttacttcaagGTTTtcgtggcggcaagggttaaccttgtgtatatgtccttccttgggcattatatattaggttatagtggtcatgcacaggtggcgtctgTGGTTCTATAACGGGCtgcagcgtcccctcgttgggctcggtggtgggcggctgcCATGGCCGCCGAAAATTATCACACACTTATGAACTCTAATGCCTTCCCCAAACTGTCTGATCGCCCTCTCGCAAAGAGATGGCGCACCGAAGAAACCGACATCTTTTCTACGCCGAAAGAAATCTTCCCTCGTTTTCATGTAATCCACTGCACAGATCCTCAGGAGACCGTCAGAACTCTTTCCCCATTCATTGTTGCCAAGTGTCTTGCTTACACAATTGGACCCGGCTAGGCCACTAAAATGATTAGCGGCGACTTGTTGCTTGAAGTACGAGACAGTGCacagtacagaaagctttcaaacCTTGTGGCATTCGGCGCTGTTCCAATCAGTGACCCCTCATCGGTCACTGAACACTGTTCGAGGACTGATCTCCGATGATGATCTTCTAAACTTGACCGAAGAAGAGCTCCTTGAAGGATGGAAGGAGCAGAACGTAACTCAGGTGCAAAGAATTAAGATCAAGCGCGAGAACAAAGAAATTCCGACAAAATTTTTGATCATCACTTTTGCTTCAACTGTCCTGCCAGAGTCCCTTGAAACTGGGTATACAAAAACAAGAatcagaccctacatccccaatCCACGTAGGTGTTTTAAGTGCCAACgtttcggccatggttcgcagagttGCAGAGGCCAACTGACCTGTGCCAAATGCGGGAACCACGAACGCTCCTCTGACATCTGTGACAGTCCGCTCCATTGTCCAAACTGTGAAGGTGAGCAAGCGGCATACTCTAGAGCCTGTACTACATGGAAAAAGGTAAAAAACATAATCAcactaaaatacaaagaaaatatcTCGTTCAGGGAAGCACGAAGGCGGTGTTCAGCTTTCTATGGctctatgctgatgcggcgcgccggtgGGCAGCGCCGCAGCGGCCTTCGCCACAAGCCCAGCTCGCGCGCAGCGAGCCGTTGGCTGCGGCTCCTGCCCCCGTGGTGGAAGCAGTTACCTCTGCTCCACCCACCCCGCAAGAAAGTCCCGCTACCCTAGGGTCGCTGGCACCAACACAACCACCGGCGAGAGCCTGCGCTACGCGAACCGTACACGCAGGACCGTCACGACCCGTCACGGTGGGCGCAGCCAAGGCTGCCTCACTCTCTCCGGCCCCAGCTGGCGCTGTCGACGAACAGCGCAGCCTGGACCCGAAGACTGTCCCATCTACCTCCGGGCTGGTGGGCTCAAAAATCTCGTCCTCTGTGGCGAGACTCACGGGAAACCTCCCGCTCGTACGAGCGCTCGTCCGGCGCCTcgcaggaggcaatggacactacaCCTATCCTAACGGCGCATCAAGCGCCCAAGGAGCTGCGAGcatccctcgaccgctccaaaaaagataaGACTCGCGTCACAGGGCCCAGAAAGGGCACTGCAATCTAAGGCAGCACCTCTTTCCTCTGTAACACAGCACCAACTCACTTTcacaatggaaacacaaattatgcAGTGGAACGTGAGGGGTCTTCTTAGGATCCTCGATGACGTTCAAGAACTCCTACACAAACATaacccaaaagtgctgtgtgtgcaagaaacacaccttAAACCAAAGCATACGAACTTCCTTACTCACTATATCACTTTCCGCAAAGATCGTGATGATGCGCTCGCGTTGTCTGGCGGCGTTGCCATCATAATAGACAAAAGGGTAGCATGTCAACGCATGCAGCTGCAAACAACACTGGAAGCGGTGGCCGTTAGGGCTGTTCTTTTAAACAGACTAATTACCATTTGCTCActttatatacccccacactatcAGCTAGAcgaacatgaatttcagtcttttatagatgagttgccagaaccttacgttgttctcggtgacttcaatgcacgTAGTAccttgtggggcgactctcgcaacGATGCGCGAGGCCGGCTCATTGAGGAATTTCTGCTCTCTGCGGGTGCATGTCTATTGAATAAGAAGGAAGCAACATTTTATTGCCTTGCCAACCGAAGTTATTcatccatagatcttagcattgcTTCTCCCATACTTTTACCTTTTCTTAAGTGGAGCGTTATAAAAAACCCTTTTGGGAGTGATCATTTTCCAGTACTCCTgcgaacaacaaaacaaaacgaatctCCACCACAAGCTCCGCGGTGGAAGGTCAATACAGCCAACTGGGAAAAGTACCAACGTCTTACTGCAAGGATCTCTTGGGCCGACATGTCTTCCTTAGGAATTGACGCTGCAGTTCAATATTTCACTGCTTTTATAATTGACGCTGCCTTGCAAAGTATACCTGAAGTAAGAAGTGCGGTAGGTAAACGTCGTGTTCCTTGGTGGAACGACGAATGCCGCGAAGCTCGCaagaagcagaacaaagcgtggg comes from the Rhipicephalus sanguineus isolate Rsan-2018 chromosome 6, BIME_Rsan_1.4, whole genome shotgun sequence genome and includes:
- the LOC125758954 gene encoding uncharacterized protein LOC125758954 → MTDITDGTLYRTLSHKLTLKNDITLTVNSDGSPVFKSSKFSVWPIQVMVNELPVHIRQKNVLVSALLYDQKHPYMTLLLNTFVEQMDGLSTNGITWKAGNETVHSKVYCFSCRADAPARAAMQHLTQFNGYYGCGRCLHPGAAVDGTVKYPVDTIAPDRTAEGTKIMIEAAEAGRPVQGAKGVTPLINIHHFIIIWGFTPDYMHCVLQGVVRQLTDDWLST